In the Oncorhynchus nerka isolate Pitt River unplaced genomic scaffold, Oner_Uvic_2.0 unplaced_scaffold_1472, whole genome shotgun sequence genome, GGATGATTGACAGTAGAGTAGGTGGGGATTTGACAGTTCACAGTAGCATAGTCACATGATGAAGTGCCCTCTTTAGCGGTGGTGACTCTGGCTTCATTGGGGCAGCTGGGAGTCTTGTGGAAGGTGACGCTGGCGTAGTGGGGAGAGTCAAAGTGGCTTGTGGGTAAGTTGGCGGTGGCGTAGATGGTGGAGTCTGACTGTAGGGGGCGCTCCATTATCTCCTCATAGTCACCATCACCATGACAaccctggagaggaggaggagagaatagtATGACACTCACAAACACGctcaacacaacacataacacactcaacacaacacataacacactcagcacaacacataacacactcaacacaacacataacacactcaacacaacacataacacactcaacacaacacataacacactcaacacaacacataacaccctcagcacaacacataacacactcaacacaacacataacacactcaacacaacacataacacactcaacacaacacataacacactcaacacaacacataacacactcaacacaacacaacacataacacactcaacacaacacataacaccctcagcacaacacataacacaacacataacacataacacccTCAGCACAACACATAACACACTCAGCACAACACATAacaccctcaacacaacacataacacactcaacacaacacataacacaacacataacacactcaacacaacacataacacactcaacacaacacataacacactcaacacaacacataacaccctcaacacaacacataacacactcaacacaacacataacacactcaacacaacacataacaccctcaacacaacacataacacactcaacacaacacataacacaacacataacacaacacataacacactcaacacaacacataacacaacacataacacaacacataacacactcaacacaacacataacacactcaacacaacacataacacaacacataacacaacacataacacactcaacacaacacataacacactcaacacaacacataacacaacacataacacaacacataacacacacaacacataacacaacacataacacaacacataacacaacacataacaccctcagcacaacacataacacactcagcacaacacataacacactcaacacaacacataacacaacacataacacactcaacacaacacataacacactcaacacaacacataacacaacacataacacaacacataacacactcaacacaacacataacacaacacataacacaacacataacacactcaacacaacacataacacactcaacacaacacataacacaacacataacacaacacataacacactcaacacaacacataacaccCTCAGCACAACACATAACACCCTCAGCACAACACATAACACCCTCAGCACAACACATAacaccctcaacacaacacataacacactCAATGACATCACTCAATCACAAAAACTAACAAgcaaaataagcatttcactgtaaggtcaaaaCCTGTTGTACTcgggagcatgtgacaaatactatGTGATTTGAACATATACTGACCCCTTCGTGGTTCCCTGTGTCTGGGCTCACTCTGTGTGTTGAAGAGACAGGTCCTGTGGAACACAACACACATTACtcagagagagcgtgtgtgtttgtgtgtgtgtgtgtgtgtgtgtgtgtgtgtgtgtgtgtgtgtgtgtgtgtgtgtgtgtgtgtgtgtgtgtgtgtgtgtgtgtgtgtgtgtgtgtgtgtgtgtgtgtttctctcaccTGTGATCTTAGTGTATTTCCATCTGTAGACGATAATCAGGCTGATCACCAGCAGTAACACTACCAGACTAACAGACACCATGATGAACACTGAGgtacctggaacacacacacacacacacacatacacacaaactggtTAGACAAACCTGCTGTTGCACTAACCTACCCTCATATCATACCACTACATACAGACATGTCTACCACTAACCTACCCTCATATCATaacactacagtgccttgcgaaagtattcggcccccttgaactttgcgaccttttgccacatttcaggcttcaaacataaagatataaaactgtattgttttgtgaagaatcaacaacaagtgggacacaatcatgaagtggaacgacatttattggatatttcaaacttctttaacaaatcaaaaactgaaaaattgggcgtgcaaaattattcagcccctttactttcagtgcagcaaactctctccagaagttcagtgaggatctctgaaagatccaatgttgacctaaatgactaatgatgataaatacaatccacctgtgtgtaatcaagtctccgtataaatgcacctgcactgtgatagtctcagaggtccgttaaaagcgcagagagcatcatgaagaacatggaacacaccaggcaggtccgagatactgttgtgaagaagtttaaagccggatttggatggcgaaaaaggtggcgctacaaagtattaacttaagggggctgaataattttgcacgcccaatttttcagtttttgatttgttaaaaaagtttgaaatatccaataaatgtcgttccacttcatgattgtgtcccacttgttgttgattcttcacaaaaaaatacagttttatatctttatgtttgaagcctgaaatgtggcaaaaggtcgcaaagttcaagggggccgaatactttcgcaaggcactgtacatgcagACATGTCTACCACTAACCTACCCTCAAATCATAACACTAACCTACCCTCATATCATAACACTACATACAGACATGTCTACCACTAACCTACCCTCAAATCATAACACTAACCTACCCTCATATCATAACACTACATGCAGACATGTCTACCACTAACCTACCCTCAAATCATAACACTAACCTACCCTCAAATCATAACACTAACCTACCCTCAAATCATAACACTAACCTACCCTCATATCATAACACTACATACAGACATGTCTACCACTAACCTACCCTCATATCATAACACTAACCTACCCTCATATCATACCACTACATACAGACATGTCTACCACTAACCAAAGTGAGACTCATACAGTTGAATTTGTAAAGTTGTATTTACCGTtgagtgatgatgatgaagaagaagatgatgttgatgatggtgatgatgatgaagaagaagatgatgatggtgatgatgatgaagaagaagatgatgatgatgattgtgaGATGAAGGTGATTGTGGCTGAGGCTTGaagagctgtagttgttgttgttgttgtgctcaTGGTGGTTGGTGCCGCTGAAAACAATGGACAAGTTGGAAAATGTTTTAGcaaggtgaggagagggagagatggagagatgaggagagagagagatggaggtgaagagagagagagcggtagagagtcatatggagagagagtgagatggaggtgaagagcgagagagagagatggaggtgaagagagagagagagagatggaggtgaagagagagagagatggaggtgaagagagagagagatggagaggaagagagagatatggaggtatAGAgtcatatggagagagagagagatggaggtgaagagcgagagagagagatggaggtgaagagagagagagagagatggaggtgaagagagagagagagatggaggtgaagagagagagagatatggaggtagagagtcatatggagagagagtgagatggaggtgaagagcgagagagagagatggaggtgaagagagagagagagagagagagagagagagagatggaggtgaagagagagagagagatggagaggaagagagagatatggaggtagagagtcatatggagagagagagagagagaaagagatggaggtagagagtcatatggagagagagtaagatggaggtgaagagagagagatggagggtaaacagagagatggagagagcaatATAGAGA is a window encoding:
- the LOC135568579 gene encoding uncharacterized protein LOC135568579 codes for the protein MSTTTTTTTALQASATITFISQSSSSSSSSSSSPSSSSSSSSSPSSTSSSSSSSSLNGTSVFIMVSVSLVVLLLVISLIIVYRWKYTKITGPVSSTHRVSPDTGNHEGGCHGDGDYEEIMERPLQSDSTIYATANLPTSHFDSPHYASVTFHKTPSCPNEARVTTAKEGTSSCDYATVNCQIPTYSTVNHPHCSSEAPPI